Proteins encoded within one genomic window of Thermodesulfobacteriota bacterium:
- a CDS encoding AMP-binding protein, which yields MRGLLETHGTFPRLLERNAERFGDRKVAMREKEFGIWQEFTWKEYREQVKYFSLGLTTLGLSRGDKVAIIGDNRPEWVWAEVAVQAAGAVPLGLYQDSTLKEVAYIIDHSDASIVIAEDQEQVDKILDMKEQLPKVRFVIYSDPKGMRGYQEPHLLDFREVQNSGHDLERRDPGTYERNVGKTRIDDMAFICYTSGTTGFPKGALLTFRNLLSMAANLMEVDPKFEDDEFVSFLPLAWIGEQMMCLSSALLTGFPVNFPERPETVQENIREIGPTVMFSPPRIWENMTSTVQVKVLDASWLKRQMYHWALPVGYAYADALFRKQDPPLHLKARQKLAYWLVLRALKDRLGLLRLRSASTGGAALGPDVFRFFTAMGVNLKQIYGQTEISGISCIHREGDVDFDSVGKPIPETEIRISDTGEILSRSPSVFLGYYKNDEETAKTLSDGWLHSGDAGYFNEAGHLIVIDRVKDVMHLNDGTRFSPQFIENKLKFSPYIKECVCLGDGRDLLAAMLCIDYPNVGKWAEGRRISYTTYTDLAGKPEVLELLAEEVAKVNATLPASTRIQRFVPLYKELDADDDELTRTRKVRRSFVGERYRHVIEGIYAGDREIPIDAVIKYQDGKTSRIRTTLAVRYL from the coding sequence GACGACCCTGGGGCTCTCCCGCGGGGACAAGGTGGCGATCATCGGGGACAACCGCCCCGAGTGGGTTTGGGCCGAAGTGGCGGTGCAGGCGGCGGGAGCGGTCCCGCTGGGGCTTTACCAGGATTCGACGCTCAAGGAAGTAGCCTACATCATCGACCACTCCGACGCCTCCATCGTGATCGCCGAGGACCAGGAGCAGGTCGACAAGATCCTCGACATGAAGGAGCAGCTCCCGAAGGTCCGCTTCGTGATCTACAGCGACCCCAAGGGGATGCGGGGGTACCAGGAACCGCACCTCCTCGATTTCCGGGAGGTCCAGAATTCCGGCCATGACCTCGAGCGGAGGGATCCGGGGACGTACGAAAGGAACGTCGGTAAGACGCGGATCGACGACATGGCGTTCATCTGCTACACCTCCGGGACCACGGGGTTCCCGAAGGGCGCGTTGCTCACGTTCCGCAACCTTCTCAGCATGGCGGCGAACCTGATGGAGGTGGACCCGAAGTTCGAGGACGACGAATTCGTGTCCTTCCTGCCGCTGGCGTGGATCGGGGAGCAGATGATGTGCCTCTCCAGCGCGCTGCTCACCGGTTTTCCGGTGAACTTTCCGGAGCGGCCCGAGACGGTCCAGGAGAACATCCGGGAGATCGGCCCGACCGTCATGTTCTCCCCCCCGCGGATCTGGGAGAACATGACCTCCACCGTCCAGGTGAAGGTGCTGGACGCATCGTGGCTCAAGCGGCAAATGTACCACTGGGCGCTCCCGGTCGGGTACGCCTACGCGGACGCGCTGTTCCGGAAGCAGGACCCCCCGCTTCATCTGAAGGCGCGGCAGAAGCTGGCGTACTGGCTGGTCCTGCGGGCGCTGAAGGACCGGCTCGGACTCCTGCGGCTTCGGAGCGCCTCCACCGGCGGAGCGGCGCTGGGGCCGGACGTCTTCCGGTTCTTCACCGCCATGGGCGTGAACCTCAAGCAGATCTACGGGCAGACGGAGATCTCGGGCATCTCCTGCATCCACCGGGAGGGGGACGTCGACTTCGACTCCGTGGGCAAGCCGATCCCGGAGACCGAGATCCGGATCTCCGACACGGGAGAGATCCTTTCGCGGTCCCCTTCGGTCTTCCTCGGCTACTACAAGAACGACGAGGAGACGGCGAAGACCCTCTCGGACGGCTGGCTCCACTCGGGCGACGCGGGATATTTCAACGAGGCGGGGCACCTGATCGTCATCGACCGCGTCAAGGACGTGATGCACCTGAACGACGGCACCCGGTTCTCTCCGCAGTTCATAGAGAACAAGCTGAAGTTCTCCCCGTACATCAAGGAGTGCGTCTGCCTGGGCGACGGGCGGGACCTCCTGGCCGCGATGCTGTGCATCGATTACCCGAATGTCGGGAAGTGGGCGGAGGGGCGCAGGATCTCGTACACGACGTACACCGACCTGGCGGGGAAGCCGGAGGTCCTCGAGCTGCTCGCGGAGGAGGTCGCCAAGGTCAACGCCACCCTGCCGGCGAGCACGCGGATCCAGCGGTTCGTCCCGCTCTACAAGGAGCTCGACGCGGACGACGACGAGCTGACCCGGACGCGGAAGGTCCGCCGGAGCTTCGTCGGGGAGCGGTATCGGCACGTGATCGAGGGAATCTACGCGGGGGACCGGGAGATCCCGATCGACGCGGTCATCAAGTACCAGGACGGGAAGACGTCGCGGATACGGACGACGCTCGCCGTCCGTTACCTGTAA
- a CDS encoding branched-chain amino acid ABC transporter permease, with the protein MTLQYFLQLVISGLVVGSIYSAVALGFVIIYKATRVVNFAQGEFLMVGAYVCYAFLVQMGIPFWGALMLTILFSLTLALFIERAILRPMIGEPIISIIMVTIGLSLVLRSAVAVIWGTDILVYKPKLFPQEMITILGVPVSLEFVWCFVLSVFLLAVFSVFFKYSKAGVAMRATAFNQQVAQSMGISVKSIFALSWVISAVVSGIGGVLIGNINGINNSLFHFGLKVFPATILGGLDSILGAALGGVIIGVLENLSDGFFKTYFDLSGVKEVAPYVILVIILMIKPYGLFGTKEIERV; encoded by the coding sequence ATGACCCTTCAGTATTTCCTCCAGCTCGTGATCAGCGGGTTGGTCGTCGGAAGCATCTATTCGGCCGTGGCGCTGGGCTTCGTGATCATCTACAAGGCGACGCGGGTGGTCAACTTCGCCCAGGGGGAGTTCCTCATGGTGGGGGCATACGTCTGCTACGCCTTCCTCGTGCAGATGGGCATCCCCTTCTGGGGGGCGCTCATGCTGACGATCCTCTTCTCGTTGACGCTGGCGCTGTTCATCGAGCGGGCGATCCTGCGGCCGATGATCGGGGAGCCGATCATCTCGATCATCATGGTGACCATCGGGCTCTCCCTCGTGCTCCGGTCCGCCGTCGCGGTGATCTGGGGGACGGACATCCTCGTCTACAAGCCGAAGCTTTTCCCGCAGGAGATGATCACGATCCTGGGGGTCCCCGTGTCGCTCGAATTCGTATGGTGCTTCGTGCTTTCGGTCTTCCTGCTGGCCGTCTTCTCCGTCTTCTTCAAGTACTCGAAGGCGGGCGTGGCGATGCGGGCCACCGCGTTCAATCAGCAGGTCGCGCAGTCGATGGGGATTTCGGTCAAGAGCATCTTCGCGCTCTCCTGGGTGATCTCCGCCGTCGTCTCGGGGATCGGAGGGGTGCTTATCGGGAACATCAACGGCATCAACAATTCCCTGTTCCACTTCGGGCTCAAGGTCTTCCCGGCCACCATCCTGGGCGGGCTCGATTCCATTCTCGGGGCGGCGTTGGGGGGCGTCATCATCGGCGTGCTCGAGAACCTGTCCGACGGCTTCTTCAAGACCTATTTCGACCTCAGCGGAGTGAAGGAAGTCGCCCCGTACGTGATCCTGGTGATCATCCTGATGATCAAGCCGTACGGGCTGTTCGGCACGAAAGAGATCGAGAGGGTCTGA
- a CDS encoding branched-chain amino acid ABC transporter permease, whose translation MHYCGDFRTSYEKDMEILQTPVTRFCVAAFLLFLLAWPFLVKGEYLWITMQVAIAVIGAVGLNILTGFTGQISLGQGAFLGV comes from the coding sequence ATGCATTATTGCGGCGATTTCCGGACCTCCTACGAGAAGGACATGGAGATCCTCCAGACGCCGGTCACCAGGTTCTGCGTGGCCGCGTTCCTGCTTTTTCTCCTTGCATGGCCGTTCCTTGTGAAGGGCGAGTACCTCTGGATCACGATGCAGGTCGCCATCGCCGTCATCGGGGCGGTGGGGCTCAACATCCTGACGGGTTTCACCGGGCAGATCTCCCTCGGGCAGGGGGCCTTCCTGGGCGTG